GCTCAGGTGCTGGTGCAGCACCTCCAGGGAGGTGCCGCCGGAGAACGGCGGACGGCCGGTGACCAGCTCGTACAGCAGGATGCCGGCGCCGTAGACGTCCACGGCGGAGGTCTGCGGGCGGCCCTCGGCGGACTCCGGCGCGACGTAGGCGGGCGTGCCGACGAACTCCTGGGTGCGGGTCAGGCCCGGGGAGTCGGCGAGGCGGGCGATGCCGAAGTCGGTCAGCATCGGGTGCATCTCGCCGTCCTGCTGCTTGAGCAGCACGTTGGCGGGCTTCAGATCGCGGTGCACGACGCCGTCGGCGTGGCTCGCGGCGAGCGCGTCGGCGATCTGCGCGGTCAGCAGGGCGGCGGCGACCGGCGTCAGGGGGCCGTTCTCGCGCAGGTAGCGGTGCAGGTCGGGGCCGTCGACGAGGTCCATGACCAGCGCCAGCAGCTCCCCCTCCACCACCAGGTCGCGGACCCGGACGATGTTGGGGTGGGTGAGCCGGAGCAGGACGGAGCGCTCCCGCAGGAAGCGCATCACGATGTCCGGGTCGCTCGCCAGCTCCTCTTTCAGGACCTTGATGGCGACCGTTTCGCCCGGCTGGCCGGGTACGGCCGCCTCCTCGCCCGCGGTCTCGCGCTGGCGGGCACGCCAGACGGTGCCTGTGGCGCCGCGTCCGAGCGGCTCCTCAAGCAGGTACTTGCTGCCGACTGGCCGCACGTCACGCGCTCCCTGCTGGTTGCTGTTGCTTGCCTTGCGTTCCGGTTGTTCCGACCCACTGTAGTGCCGCTCCGAGGGGCACCACGTAAGCGTTCCCGACCATGTTCGAAGGGAAGACGCGTCACTTCGACAGGTGGTTGCCACCCGGTGTACGTGACCGATCTCAACTGATCGATGACGTCAACATGGTCAGGCACTTTTGGGGGCAGAGCCGACCATTCAAGATCACTTCTCGTCGGGTGGCGGGCACGCCGTCGACGGCAGGTGCGAGGATGCTCCCCGTACTGGCCGACGTGCTCGTGTGGGGTGGGGGGTAGTCCGCGCCCGCGCAGACCCGCGCAGAAGGGACCGCTGACGCCGATGCAGATCCGGCTGACCGTCGTAGACCCGCTGGGCCCGCCCGCGCAGCGGGGCCGTGCCGCGAGCCGCGACGTGCTGGTCACGGCGCCCGCGGGCACCGACCTCGCCGCGGTCGCGTCCGCGCTGGCCGGGGCGGTCACCGGAGAGGGCGCCGGACGGGAGGCGGGTGGCGCGGCCGTCGTGCTCTACGCCGACGCGGTACGTCTCGACCCGCGCCGCGCCGTCCTCGGCGAGCCCCCGCTGGTCGACGGCGCCGTCCTGTCCCTGGGCGCGCCCGCGGCGGCCGAACCGCACCCCGGGCCGGACGACGCGCCCACCCGGCTGCACGTGGTGGCCGGGCCGGACGCGGGCGGGGTGCACCTGCTGCACGGCGGGCGGATCACCATCGGCCGCTCCGCCGACGCGGACGTACCGCTGGACGACCCCGACGTGTCCCGTCTGCACTGCGCGGTGACGGTGGGCGCGGACGGCCGGGTCTCCGTGGCCGACCTCGGCTCCACGAACGGCACGACGCTGGACGGGACCCGGGTGGGCGAGCGCCCGGTACGGGTGCCGTCCGGGAGCCTCGTGCGGGTCGGCGAGTCCGCGCTGCGGGTCGCGGCCGGCGGAGTGCCCGGCGGGGACCGGCCGCGGGTCGTCGCCGACGGCGAGGGCTGCGTCCGGGTCGCCCCGGGGACGTCTCCCGGTGCCGGCGCGGACACCGCCCCTCCCTTCGATCCTCCCGTTCCCGGCGGCGCCGGGGCGGACGGGACCGCGCACGCCTACGGCTCCGTCCCGTGGGGGACCGCCGGCGCCGGCTACCAGGTCGAGGACGCGGCCACGGGGAGCGGGGACACCCACGCGGGCCGGTTCGGCGTCGGCGGCGGGGCGCAGCCGGTCCGGCGGCGGGGGCTCGGCGCCTGGGCCCGGCGGCTGGCCGGCTCGCGCGCGGAGCAGCCGGAGGCCGACGCGCGGGCGTACGGCGACGCGGCCCCGGCCGACGGCGGCCCGGACGCCGATGCCGCCCGGCGGCCCGAGACCTGGCCCGACCCCGCCGCGCTGCTGCTGACCGCGCTCGGCCCCGGCCCCCGGCTGTGGGAGCGCGGTCCGGGACACCCGGAGGCCCTGACCGTACGGCTCGGCACCGCCGACCGGAGGACCCCGAACGGCTCGGGCGTGCTGCCCGCCGTGCCGATGACCGCGGCCCTGCGGGAGGCGGGCGCGCTGGGCCTCGCCGGTCCCCGGCCCCGGCTGTCCGGGCTGGCCCGCGCGGTGCTGGCCCAGCTCGCCGCGCTGCACTCGCCGGACCTGCTGGAGATCGTGCTGATCAGCGCCGACGGTTCCCGTCCGGTGGAGGAGCGCACGGCCGAGTGGTCCTGGCTGGGCTGGCTCCCGCACGTCCGCCCGAACCACGGCCAGGACTGCCGGCTGCTGCTCGCCTACGACCGTGAGCAGGCCGCCGCGCGCACCGGGGAACTGCTGCGCCGGGTGGACGACTTCACCGCGGCCGGCGGCAACACGGCGACGGCGGTCAACACCCCGCGCATCCCGGCGCAGGCGCAGGCCCCCTCCCCCCGGCGGCAGCCGCCCGCGCCCGCCGCTCCCCTCTCCCCCTCCCCCCGCCGCCCCTCCTGGGCCAAGGACGACTCCGAACTGGGCGCGGCGAGCGGCTTCCCCGGCCCCTACACCGTCGTGGTGGTGGACGGCGACCCCGGCGGCACCGCGCTCCAGGAGGCCCTGGCGCGGCTGGCCGCGGTGGGCCCGCGGGTCGGCGTGCACGTGGTGTGTCTGGCCGAGGTGCCGGCCGCCTCGGCCGCGTCGCCGGTGGGGCGGACGTACGCGGCGGCCTGCACGGTGGCGCCGACGTTCCGGCACTGCGGTGCCGTGGCGCTGCTCAGCGGTGACGTGGCGAGCACCCTCCAGCTGATGCGGGTGGCGCCGGGCGGCCCGGTGGAGCCCGGTGTGCTCGCCACGGTGGACGCGGTGTCCCCGGCGTGGGCGGAGCGGTTCGCGCGGGCGCTGGCGCCGCTGCGTCCGGACGGCCCGGCCGCCGAGGGACAGGCCCTGGTGGCCACGCCGCTGCCGCGGTCGGCACGGCTGCTGGACGAGCTGGGGCTGGCCCGCGCCACCCCGGCCTCGCTGATGGCCCGCTGGGCGGACGCCGCCGACGACACGGAGGCGCTGGGCGGCCGGGCCCGCGCGGTGCTCGGTGCCGGACCGCACGGCCCGGTCACCGCGGACCTGGTGGCCGACGGGCCGCACCTGCTCGTCGAGGGACCGCCCGGCAGCGGCCGTACGGAGCTGCTGCGGTCCGTGGTGGCCTCGCTGGCCACCGCGGAGCGGCCGGACCGGCTGGGCATGGTGCTCATCGACGGACGGGACGGCGTCGGCACGGGCGGCGGGCGCACCGAGGGCCTGCGGGTCTGTGTGGAGATACCCCACGTCACCACCCATCTGATCGCCAACGACCCGATGCGCATGCGGGAGTTCGCCCAGTCGCTGAGCGCGGAACTCAAGCGGCGGGCGGAGCTGCTGGGCCGGACCGACTTCGCGCAGTGGCACGCGGGGCGCGCGGTCTCCGGTCGCATCGTCGCGCAGCGCACCCCGGCCGGTGCCGGGGACATCGAGGCGCCGCCCAGCTCCACGCTGCGGCTGCGACCGGGCGCGGCGGCACGGCAACGCGCCGAGGAGGTACCGCCGTTGCCCCGTCTGGTGGTGGTCGTGGACGACCTGGACGCACTGGTCTCCCCCGCCCTCGGCGCGCCCGGCCGGCCCGCGGCCGGGTCGGTGACGCGGGCCCTGGAGGCGGTGGCCCGGGAGGGCGAGCGGCTGGGCGTGCACCTGGTCGCGGCGGCCGCCCCGGGGGGCCGTACGGCGGAGAGCGAGCCGGCCCGCCGGGCCGCGCTGCGCGTCGCACTGGCCGCGGTCAGACAGGGACCGGACGAACCGGCGCCCGGCCGTGGGCGGTTGACGCATCCGGACGGCGCGGCGGTGGAGTTCCAGGGCGGCCGGGTGACCGGCCGCATCCCCCGTACCGCGACCCAGCGGCCCACGGTCGTCCCGCTGGACTGGCAGCGCATGGGCGATCCGCCGGCCCGCCGGCCGGTCCGCGAACTCGGCAACGGACCCACCGACTTGGCCCTCCTGGCCAGCGCCGTGGAACGCGCCGCCCGCCAGGTCTCGGCCTCCCGGGTGCCCTCCCTGCTGTAGGCGTCCGGAAGGCGCATACAGCCACGGTCACGAGCCGGTCACGATCACCCGCGCAGTGCCGTAGGCGCTCTTGCCCAGCCCGAGCGGCCCGGCGTACACCGGAGCGCACGGACAGTGTTCTGACGTTCAACGATGTTCAACGGAGAACGACGAACGGGGAAGTGATGCGCAGCAAGAGCAGCACCATCCGGGCCGGCCGGGCCACCACCGTGCTCGCCGCCCTGCTCGCGGGGGGCCTGGCGCTCAGCGCCTGCTCCAGTGGGGAGAAGGACGACGGCGGCGCCAAGGGCGGCAAGGGCGGCGGGAGTTCGGCGCCCGCCGGGGACGCGGTCTCCCTGCCCAGACTGGACGGCGCGCAGTTGGAGATCGCCGCCGTGTGGACCGGGCAGGAGCAGGCGAACTTCAAGAAGGTGCTCGCCGAGTTCGAGCGGCGCACCGGCGCCAAGGTCACCTTCGTGCCCGCCCAGGACCCGATCATCAACTTCCTCGGTTCGAAGATCGCGGGCGGCCAGCCGCCGGACGTGGCGATGCTGCCGCAGCCCGGTGCGATCAAGCAGGCCGTGGACAAGGGGTGGGCCAAGCCGGTCGGGCCAAAGGCGCAGAAGGAGCTGGCGAAGAACTACTCGCAGGGCTGGCAGGACATCGGCAAGGTCGGCGGCAAGCAGTACGGGATCTACTACAAGGCCGCCAACAAGTCGCTGGTCTGGTACAACGCCAAGGTCTTCGAGAACGCGGGCGCCAAGGAGCCCGCCACCTGGAAGGACCTGCTGACCACGGCGCAGGCGGTGTACGACTCCGGGGTCACGCCCTTCTCGGTGCCGGGCGCGGACGGCTGGCCGCTGACGGACTGGTTCGAGAACGTCTATCTGTCGCAGGCGGGGCCCGAGAAGTACGACCAGCTCGCCCAGCACAAGATCAAGTGGACCGACCCCTCGGTGAAGCAGGCGCTGCAGACGCTCGCGCAGGTCTGGGGGAAGAAGGACTACCTGGCGGGCGGCCAGAAGGGCGCGCTCCAGACGGAGTTCCCGGCCTCGGTCACCCAGACCTTCACCGGCGGCGACCAGCCGAAGGCGGCGATGGTCTACGAGGGCGACTTCGCGCAGGTCAACATCGGTGAGACCAAGGCGAAGGTGGGCACCGACGCCAAGGTGTTCCCGTTCCCGGCCGTCGGCTCGGCCGCGCCCGTGGTCTCCGGCGGTGACGCGGCGGTGGTGCTGAAGGACTCCAAGGCGGCGCAGGCCCTGATGACCTTCCTCGCCTCCCCGCAGGCGGCGACGATCCAGGCGAAGCTGGGCGGCTACCTCTCGCCGAACAAGAACGTCCCGATCTCGGCGTACCCGAACAGCGTCCAGCAGAAGATCGCCAAGGCGCTGATCGCGTCCGGCGACGACTTCCGCTTCGACATGTCCGACCAGGCGCCGCAGGCGTTCGGCGGCACCCCGGGCAAGGGCGAGTGGAAGGACCTCCAGGACTTCCTGAGGAACCCCGGCGACGTGGCGGGTGCCCAGGCCGCGCTGGAGAAGGACGCGGCGGCCGCGTACGGAAGCGGGAGCTGATCCGGCGATGGCGTCGGCAGCGGCGGCCGGGGCCCCACCGGGTCCCGCCGCGTCCCGCCCCCGCAAGAGCGTGACCGGCACCCGCAAGACCGTGGCAGTGCTGTTCCTGCTGCCCGCGCTGGTGCTGCTGGGCGCGCTCGTGGTCTACCCGATCGGGTACTCGGTCGTCCGCAGTTTCGGTACGAATTCGGGGCACGGCTTCGCCGGTCTCGACAACTACCGGACGGTCTTCACCGACGACGGCATCCTCACGGCGCTGAAGAACAACGTCATCTGGGTGGTGTTCGCGCCCACCGTGTCCACCGCGCTCGGGCTGATCTTCGCGGTGCTGACCGAACGGGTGCGCTGGGGAACGGCGTTCAAGCTGGTCGTCTTCATGCCGATGGCGATCTCGATGCTCGCGGCCGGGATCATCTTCCGGCTGGTGTACGACCAGGACCCCGGCAAGGGCGTCGCCAACGCGGTGTGGGTGTCGGTGCACGACAGCTTCGCCCAGTCCTCGGCCTTCCCCATGGCGCACCCGGGGCGCCGGTCACCGCTGGTGGCCCAGGACGGCGGCTTCGTCACCAGGGCCGTGGTGCACGCCGGGCAGCCGGTCGCCCTGCCGCTCGTCGGCGTCGCCCCCGATAAGATGCCGGGCGGCGCGAAGCGGGCGGCGGCCGCGAAGGCCGAGCCGGGCAAGGTGACCGGCACCACCTGGCAGGACTTCACCCGCGGCAAGGGCGTCGGCCGGCTCGGCGCGCCCGACCCGAGCGAGGTGGGCTACCCGGGGATGCGGATCGAGGCGGTGAAGGACGGCAAGGTGGTGGCCTCGGCGAAGGCGGCCGACGACGGCACCTTCACGCTGCCCGCGGCGGCGGACGGGGCCCGGCTGCGGCTGCCGGCCGCCAACTTCCGGGAGCCGTACAACGGGGTGCAGTGGCTGGGTCCCGCGCTGGTCACCCCGGCGATCATCGGTTCGTACGTCTGGATGTGGGCGGGTTTCGCGATGGTGCTGATCGCGGCCGGACTCGCGGGCGTGCCACGGGAGTTGCTGGAGGCCGCGCGGGTGGACGGCGCCAACGAGTGGCAGGTGTTCCGCCGGGTCACCGTGCCGCTGCTGGCGCCGGTCCTCGCGGTCGTCACCGTCACCCTGATGATCAATGTGCTGAAGGTGTTCGACCTCGTCTACATCATCGCCCCCGGCTCCTCCCAGGACGACGCCAACGTGCTCGCCCTGGAGCTGTACCGCAGGGGCTTCGCGGAGGGCCAGCCGGGCGTCGCGAGCGCGATCGCGGTGTTCCTGCTGCTGCTGGTGATCCCGGTGATGCTGTTCAACGTCCGACGGCTGCGGCGGGAGGTACGGCGATGACGGCGACCGCCACCGAGGTGCGCGCACAGGCGCCCGCCGTCCGGGCCCGGCCCTCGCTCGGCGCGAGGATCACGGAGCGGCTGGGCGGCGGGGTCGTCCGCGTCTTCCTCGTCCTCGTCGGCCTGTTCTGGCTGGTGCCGACCATCGGGCTGCTGATCTCCTCGCTGCGCTCGCCCGACGACATGAGCGCGAGCGGCTGGTGGACGGTGTTCACCAAGCCCTCCCAGCTGACCTTCGACAGCTACCGCAAGCTGCTGGAGAACGGCGACATCACCCACTCCCTGCTGAACACGGTGCTGATCACGGTCCCGGCCACGGTGCTGGTCGTGATCATCGGCTCGCTCGCCGGATACGCGTTCGCGTGGCTGGAGTTCCCGGGCCGGGACTGGTGGTTCCTCGGCGTGGTGAGCCTGCTGGTGGTGCCGGTGCAGGTGGCCCTCATCCCGATCGCCGAACTGTTCGGCAAGATCGGCCTGTTCGGGTCGATCCTCGGGGTGGTCCTGTTCCACACCGGCTTCGGTCTGCCGTTCGCGGTGTTCCTGCTGCGGAACTTCTTCGCGGAGATCCCGCGCGAACTGCTGGAGGCGGCCCGCCTCGACGGCGCCGGTGAACTGCGGCTGTTCGCCCGGGTGGTGATGCCGCTCGGCGGGCCGGCCATCGCCAGCCTCGGCATCTTCCAGTTCCTGTGGGTGTGGAACGACATGCTGGTGGCCCTGGTGTTCACCAAGTCCGGCACCCAGCCGATCACGGTCGCCCTGCAGACGCAGGTACGCCAGTTCGGCAACAACATCGACGTGCTGGCGCCCGGCGCGTTCATCTCCATGGTGATCCCGCTGGCCGTGTTCTTCGCGTTCCAGCGGCAGTTCGTCTCCGGCGTGATGGCGGGCGCGGTCAAGTAGGCGTCGACCGCAGCGTGTTGAGGGGGGCGGGTCCGGGAAGGGCCCGCCCCCCGCCGTTCGCCCGGTGTCCCCCGAATGCCGTACGGGACGTAACCAATTCACTCCATCGGCCGTTGCCGGGCACAACGCCCCGCGCCGCACACCCATGGATGTCCCGTGCCCAGGTTCAGTGTCATCGTCCCCGCGTACCAGGTCCAGGCGTATCTCTCCGCGTGCCTGGACTCGGTGCTCTCCCAGTCGTACACGGATCTCGAACTGATCGCCGTGGACGACCGTTCGCCGGACGCGTGCGGGGCGATCATCGACGAGTACGCGGCCCGCGACCGCCGGGTGAAGCCGGTGCACCTGGCCGAGAACCGGGGGCTCGGGCGGGCCCGCAACGCGGGCATGGCCGAGGCGAGCGGCGACTACCTCGTCTTCCTGGACGGCGACGACACCCTCACCCCGGGCGCGCTGCGGGCCATCGCCGACCGGATCGGGGCGACCGGCGACCCGGACGTGCTGGTGTACGACTACGAGCGCACGTACTGGGACGGCCGGCGGGTGCGCAACCATCTCCGGGCCGAGCTGGCCGAGCGGGGCCCGGCGCCCTTCCCGCTGACCGACCGGCCGGGGCTGCTCCGGGTGCTGATGGTGGCCTGGAACAAGGCGTACCGGCGGGAGTTCGTGACCGAGCGGGGCTTCGCGTTCCCGCCGGGCTACTACGAGGACACCCCCTGGACCTTCCCGGTGCTGATGACGGCCGGGTCGATCGCGACCCTGGACCGGGTGTGCGTGCACTACCGGCAGCGCCGCCGGGGCAACATCCTGTCCACCACCAGCCGGGGGCACTTCGATCTGTTCGACCAGTACGAGCGGGTCTTCGCCTATGTCGCCGACCACCCCGAACTGGCCCACTGGAAGCCGGAGTTGTTCCGCCGGATGATCGACCACTACGGGGTGGTGTTCACCCGGCGGGACCGGCTGCCGCGCGGCAGCCACCGGGAGTTCCTGCACCGGGCCCGCGCCCACCACCGCCGCTACCGGGTGCCGGGAACCCGGCTGCGGCGACGGCACGTCCTGATCCGGTTCGGGCTGCACCGCGCCTTCCGGGCGCTGCTGCTGGCCGCGGCCGCCCGCCGGCGCGCACAGCGCACCCTGACCGGCCTGGCGCGCGCCGTGCGCCGCGGCGCGCTCGCGCTGCACTACCGGATCCAGCGGCGCCTGCCGCTGCGCCCCGACCGGGCGGTGTTCGCCGCGGGCGGCGGGTACGGCGGCGACCCGGCCGCGCTGGAGGAGGCCTTCGGGCGGTACGCCCCGCACGTCCGCACCGCCTGGCTCGCCGACCCCTCCTACCGGGGCCCGCTGCCGCCCGGCGCGCGCCGCATCGCCCCCGGCACGGCCGCCCACTGGACGGCGCTGGCCCGCGCCGGCTACCTGGTCGGCGACGACCACCTCACCCGCGGGCTGCGCAAACGGCCGGGGCAGGTCCTCGTCCGCACCCTGGAGGGCACCCCGCTCGCGCACACCGGCCTGGACCTCCAGGAACGCCCGGCGGCGGCCCGCGGCACGGACTTCGCGGCGCTGCTGCGGGACGTCGACCAGTGGGACCACGTGA
This Streptomyces misionensis DNA region includes the following protein-coding sequences:
- a CDS encoding carbohydrate ABC transporter permease; its protein translation is MASAAAAGAPPGPAASRPRKSVTGTRKTVAVLFLLPALVLLGALVVYPIGYSVVRSFGTNSGHGFAGLDNYRTVFTDDGILTALKNNVIWVVFAPTVSTALGLIFAVLTERVRWGTAFKLVVFMPMAISMLAAGIIFRLVYDQDPGKGVANAVWVSVHDSFAQSSAFPMAHPGRRSPLVAQDGGFVTRAVVHAGQPVALPLVGVAPDKMPGGAKRAAAAKAEPGKVTGTTWQDFTRGKGVGRLGAPDPSEVGYPGMRIEAVKDGKVVASAKAADDGTFTLPAAADGARLRLPAANFREPYNGVQWLGPALVTPAIIGSYVWMWAGFAMVLIAAGLAGVPRELLEAARVDGANEWQVFRRVTVPLLAPVLAVVTVTLMINVLKVFDLVYIIAPGSSQDDANVLALELYRRGFAEGQPGVASAIAVFLLLLVIPVMLFNVRRLRREVRR
- a CDS encoding ABC transporter substrate-binding protein; this encodes MRSKSSTIRAGRATTVLAALLAGGLALSACSSGEKDDGGAKGGKGGGSSAPAGDAVSLPRLDGAQLEIAAVWTGQEQANFKKVLAEFERRTGAKVTFVPAQDPIINFLGSKIAGGQPPDVAMLPQPGAIKQAVDKGWAKPVGPKAQKELAKNYSQGWQDIGKVGGKQYGIYYKAANKSLVWYNAKVFENAGAKEPATWKDLLTTAQAVYDSGVTPFSVPGADGWPLTDWFENVYLSQAGPEKYDQLAQHKIKWTDPSVKQALQTLAQVWGKKDYLAGGQKGALQTEFPASVTQTFTGGDQPKAAMVYEGDFAQVNIGETKAKVGTDAKVFPFPAVGSAAPVVSGGDAAVVLKDSKAAQALMTFLASPQAATIQAKLGGYLSPNKNVPISAYPNSVQQKIAKALIASGDDFRFDMSDQAPQAFGGTPGKGEWKDLQDFLRNPGDVAGAQAALEKDAAAAYGSGS
- a CDS encoding bifunctional glycosyltransferase/CDP-glycerol:glycerophosphate glycerophosphotransferase — encoded protein: MPRFSVIVPAYQVQAYLSACLDSVLSQSYTDLELIAVDDRSPDACGAIIDEYAARDRRVKPVHLAENRGLGRARNAGMAEASGDYLVFLDGDDTLTPGALRAIADRIGATGDPDVLVYDYERTYWDGRRVRNHLRAELAERGPAPFPLTDRPGLLRVLMVAWNKAYRREFVTERGFAFPPGYYEDTPWTFPVLMTAGSIATLDRVCVHYRQRRRGNILSTTSRGHFDLFDQYERVFAYVADHPELAHWKPELFRRMIDHYGVVFTRRDRLPRGSHREFLHRARAHHRRYRVPGTRLRRRHVLIRFGLHRAFRALLLAAAARRRAQRTLTGLARAVRRGALALHYRIQRRLPLRPDRAVFAAGGGYGGDPAALEEAFGRYAPHVRTAWLADPSYRGPLPPGARRIAPGTAAHWTALARAGYLVGDDHLTRGLRKRPGQVLVRTLEGTPLAHTGLDLQERPAAARGTDFAALLRDVDQWDHVISGNRHSTLTWERVYPGRYTALEYGSPRTDVFQRATREDVARLRARLGIPSGAVAILYAPARREHRRTQHPPLDLALLAHRLGPRFVLLARVPGDAPVEGPRVVDVRAHPCVQELCLASDALLTDHAPLLFEYAALDRPIVLHTGDRAAYETVHGAYVDLRAVPPGETGWDEEGLADVFTGGDWNGARAATLRAAFRERFCPWDDGRAAERVVRHVVLGRTDPAPVVPPAERRPVPSAAAAATRSAPATVPRPGGPRPVTEAAEHR
- a CDS encoding FHA domain-containing protein; protein product: MQIRLTVVDPLGPPAQRGRAASRDVLVTAPAGTDLAAVASALAGAVTGEGAGREAGGAAVVLYADAVRLDPRRAVLGEPPLVDGAVLSLGAPAAAEPHPGPDDAPTRLHVVAGPDAGGVHLLHGGRITIGRSADADVPLDDPDVSRLHCAVTVGADGRVSVADLGSTNGTTLDGTRVGERPVRVPSGSLVRVGESALRVAAGGVPGGDRPRVVADGEGCVRVAPGTSPGAGADTAPPFDPPVPGGAGADGTAHAYGSVPWGTAGAGYQVEDAATGSGDTHAGRFGVGGGAQPVRRRGLGAWARRLAGSRAEQPEADARAYGDAAPADGGPDADAARRPETWPDPAALLLTALGPGPRLWERGPGHPEALTVRLGTADRRTPNGSGVLPAVPMTAALREAGALGLAGPRPRLSGLARAVLAQLAALHSPDLLEIVLISADGSRPVEERTAEWSWLGWLPHVRPNHGQDCRLLLAYDREQAAARTGELLRRVDDFTAAGGNTATAVNTPRIPAQAQAPSPRRQPPAPAAPLSPSPRRPSWAKDDSELGAASGFPGPYTVVVVDGDPGGTALQEALARLAAVGPRVGVHVVCLAEVPAASAASPVGRTYAAACTVAPTFRHCGAVALLSGDVASTLQLMRVAPGGPVEPGVLATVDAVSPAWAERFARALAPLRPDGPAAEGQALVATPLPRSARLLDELGLARATPASLMARWADAADDTEALGGRARAVLGAGPHGPVTADLVADGPHLLVEGPPGSGRTELLRSVVASLATAERPDRLGMVLIDGRDGVGTGGGRTEGLRVCVEIPHVTTHLIANDPMRMREFAQSLSAELKRRAELLGRTDFAQWHAGRAVSGRIVAQRTPAGAGDIEAPPSSTLRLRPGAAARQRAEEVPPLPRLVVVVDDLDALVSPALGAPGRPAAGSVTRALEAVAREGERLGVHLVAAAAPGGRTAESEPARRAALRVALAAVRQGPDEPAPGRGRLTHPDGAAVEFQGGRVTGRIPRTATQRPTVVPLDWQRMGDPPARRPVRELGNGPTDLALLASAVERAARQVSASRVPSLL
- a CDS encoding carbohydrate ABC transporter permease; protein product: MTATATEVRAQAPAVRARPSLGARITERLGGGVVRVFLVLVGLFWLVPTIGLLISSLRSPDDMSASGWWTVFTKPSQLTFDSYRKLLENGDITHSLLNTVLITVPATVLVVIIGSLAGYAFAWLEFPGRDWWFLGVVSLLVVPVQVALIPIAELFGKIGLFGSILGVVLFHTGFGLPFAVFLLRNFFAEIPRELLEAARLDGAGELRLFARVVMPLGGPAIASLGIFQFLWVWNDMLVALVFTKSGTQPITVALQTQVRQFGNNIDVLAPGAFISMVIPLAVFFAFQRQFVSGVMAGAVK